The proteins below are encoded in one region of Segatella copri:
- the rsmH gene encoding 16S rRNA (cytosine(1402)-N(4))-methyltransferase RsmH — protein MIKTAETYHVPVLLKESVDGLNIQPGGIYVDVTFGGGGHSREILSRLTEGAHLYSFDQDADAERNVVANENFTFVCSNFRFLKNWMRYYGVDGLDGLLADLGVSSHHFDDETRGFSFRFDSPLDMRMNKRAGKTAADIVNEYDEGALADIFYLYGELKNSRRIASALVKTRTEKPILTTKDFMAAVEPLFKREREKKDMAKLFQALRIEVNHEMDALKEMLRSATELLKPGGRLSVITYHSLEDRIVKNMMKAGNAEGKIEQDFFGRIETPFKLVNNKVIVPDADEQERNPRSRSAKLRIAEKK, from the coding sequence ATGATAAAGACAGCAGAAACATATCACGTACCGGTGCTCCTCAAGGAGAGCGTTGACGGGTTGAACATACAGCCAGGAGGCATCTATGTAGACGTAACCTTCGGTGGTGGCGGACATTCCAGAGAGATTCTGTCGCGCCTGACTGAGGGAGCGCACCTGTACAGTTTCGACCAGGATGCCGATGCAGAGCGCAACGTGGTGGCAAACGAGAACTTCACCTTCGTATGCTCCAACTTCAGATTCCTGAAAAACTGGATGCGCTACTACGGGGTAGACGGACTCGACGGACTGTTAGCCGACCTGGGCGTATCGAGCCACCACTTCGATGACGAGACCCGCGGTTTCTCCTTCCGTTTCGACTCCCCACTCGACATGCGCATGAACAAGCGTGCAGGCAAGACTGCTGCCGACATCGTAAACGAATATGACGAAGGTGCCCTTGCCGACATCTTCTACCTATACGGTGAGCTGAAGAACTCGCGCCGCATCGCCTCGGCACTCGTCAAGACAAGAACCGAGAAGCCCATCCTTACCACCAAAGACTTCATGGCAGCCGTAGAGCCCCTCTTCAAGCGGGAACGCGAGAAGAAAGACATGGCAAAACTCTTCCAGGCGCTGCGCATAGAAGTGAACCACGAGATGGACGCCCTGAAAGAGATGCTCCGCTCAGCCACGGAACTTCTGAAACCGGGAGGCCGACTCAGCGTCATCACCTATCACTCGCTGGAAGACAGAATCGTAAAGAACATGATGAAAGCGGGCAATGCAGAAGGCAAGATAGAGCAGGACTTCTTCGGAAGAATAGAAACCCCTTTCAAACTCGTGAACAACAAGGTAATCGTTCCCGATGCCGACGAGCAGGAAAGGAACCCTAGGAGCAGAAGCGCCAAACTAAGAATAGCAGAAAAGAAATGA
- a CDS encoding glycerol acyltransferase — MSESIEKTIDIDKILKSKMGSKVKFVPRFLVSWLKKIIHEDEVNRFLWESRGLSGTEWLTECVRYLKMDVEIVGLENLPDKNDGKLYTFVSNHPLGGQDGVCLGSIIGKHYDGKFRYLVNDLLLNLPGLKPVSIGINKTGRQSRDFPRMVEAGFKSDNHMLMFPAGLNSRKRKDGTIHDLPWKKTFISKSIEYQRDVVPIHFGGCNSERFYRIARFSDKYLPFNLAMLFLVDEMYRNVGKHFRISIGKPIPWQTFDKSKSATEWAQYVEDRVYEL; from the coding sequence ATGAGTGAATCAATAGAGAAAACGATAGACATAGATAAGATTCTTAAGAGCAAGATGGGAAGCAAGGTGAAATTCGTACCGCGCTTCCTGGTTTCCTGGCTCAAGAAGATTATTCACGAGGACGAGGTGAACAGGTTCTTGTGGGAGAGCCGTGGCCTTTCGGGTACTGAATGGCTCACCGAATGTGTGCGCTATCTGAAGATGGATGTTGAAATCGTAGGCTTGGAAAACCTGCCTGACAAGAACGACGGCAAACTCTATACCTTTGTTTCCAATCATCCTCTGGGCGGACAGGACGGTGTATGTCTCGGTTCCATCATCGGCAAGCACTATGATGGCAAGTTCCGCTATCTGGTGAATGATCTTCTGCTCAACTTGCCGGGTTTGAAACCTGTAAGTATCGGCATCAACAAGACGGGTCGCCAGAGTCGCGATTTCCCACGGATGGTGGAGGCGGGCTTCAAGAGTGACAACCACATGCTGATGTTTCCGGCAGGCTTGAACAGCCGCAAGCGCAAGGATGGAACCATCCACGACCTGCCTTGGAAGAAGACGTTTATCTCTAAGAGTATAGAATATCAGCGCGATGTGGTGCCTATCCATTTCGGAGGGTGCAACTCTGAACGTTTCTACCGCATCGCCCGATTTAGCGACAAGTATCTGCCGTTTAATCTCGCCATGCTGTTCCTGGTTGACGAGATGTACAGGAATGTGGGCAAGCATTTCCGCATCTCCATCGGCAAACCGATTCCTTGGCAGACTTTTGATAAGAGCAAGTCGGCTACCGAGTGGGCGCAGTATGTTGAAGACAGGGTTTATGAACTTTAA
- a CDS encoding GNAT family N-acetyltransferase, with amino-acid sequence MEEEIIQPIDRELLKSELTPDKQLRMTNKSHNEIYIVTANDSPNVLKEIGRLREIAFREAGGGTGKSMDLDEFDFGDNCYKQLIVWNPEADEIIGGYRYLLGKDWELDEKGQPKLATSHMFHFSDKFLKEYMPYTVELGRSFVSLEYQNVRTNTKSIFALDNLWDGLGALTVLYPEVKYFFGKMTMYPSYIRRGRDMILYFLKKHFDDKENLVIPMKPLTLDIPESDLAAIFTEDDFKADYRILNREVRKLGYNIPPLVNAYMSLSPTMKLFGTAINYGFGDVEETGILIAIDEILEEKRVRHINSFIKEHPEALKITSGANNLIYKEKGI; translated from the coding sequence ATGGAAGAAGAAATCATCCAACCGATTGACCGTGAGCTCCTGAAGAGCGAGCTTACACCCGACAAGCAACTGAGAATGACCAATAAGAGCCATAACGAGATTTACATCGTTACGGCAAATGATTCGCCTAATGTGCTGAAAGAGATTGGTCGACTTCGTGAAATCGCTTTCCGCGAAGCGGGAGGCGGAACGGGCAAATCTATGGATCTTGATGAGTTCGACTTTGGTGACAACTGTTACAAGCAGCTGATTGTCTGGAATCCTGAAGCCGATGAGATTATCGGCGGTTACCGTTATCTCTTGGGTAAGGACTGGGAGCTCGATGAGAAGGGACAGCCTAAGCTGGCAACCAGCCACATGTTCCATTTCTCCGACAAGTTTCTCAAGGAGTATATGCCTTATACCGTAGAGTTGGGCCGTTCTTTCGTTTCGCTCGAATATCAGAATGTGCGTACCAACACCAAGAGCATCTTTGCTCTCGACAATCTCTGGGATGGTTTGGGCGCCTTGACGGTTCTCTATCCGGAAGTAAAATATTTCTTCGGCAAGATGACGATGTATCCGTCTTACATCCGTCGTGGCCGCGACATGATTCTCTATTTCCTCAAGAAGCATTTTGATGACAAGGAGAATCTCGTAATCCCGATGAAACCGCTGACATTGGATATTCCGGAGAGTGATTTGGCTGCCATCTTTACAGAAGATGACTTCAAGGCAGACTATCGTATTCTGAACCGTGAAGTTCGCAAGTTGGGTTATAATATTCCTCCTCTTGTTAATGCCTACATGAGTCTGAGTCCTACGATGAAGCTTTTCGGTACCGCCATCAACTATGGTTTTGGTGATGTGGAGGAGACCGGTATCCTCATCGCCATCGATGAGATTTTGGAAGAGAAGCGAGTTCGCCATATCAACAGTTTTATTAAGGAACATCCTGAGGCTCTGAAGATTACGAGCGGAGCCAATAATTTGATTTATAAGGAAAAAGGTATTTAA
- a CDS encoding ATP-binding protein, producing MKRKVYEQLLEWKSQEHHKPLILNGVRQCGKTYVLKEFGRQEFDSLAYVSCDRNVNLQAIYSGDFDVARIIQGLSALTGVDIIPGKTLIFLDEVQAFPQALEALKYFCEDAPEYHIVVAGSLLGVALHAGVSFPVGKVQTLRLFPMDFEEFLMAMGEEQLLKLMHSHDYELMNAFHEKLKDLLRQYYYVGGMPEVVKAFAENKLLNQVRSLQNEILSNYASDFSKHAPSQEVPRIDMVWQSILGQLSKENKKFVYGVLKKGGRAKEFELAIQWLVDAGLVYKITKVSKPELPLKFYEDLSAFKLYLCDCGLMGAMADTSAKEVLLGDAVFTEYKGAFTEQYVLQQLLASGLQHIYYYSSDTSRMEMDFLIQRDGVLLPIEVKGGTSVKATSLHHYLLEHPDISAIRYSMLPYRQQANITNMPLYGVFLK from the coding sequence ATGAAGAGAAAGGTATATGAACAGCTTCTGGAATGGAAGAGTCAGGAGCACCACAAGCCATTGATTCTTAATGGTGTACGACAATGTGGAAAGACTTATGTCCTTAAGGAATTCGGTAGGCAGGAATTTGATAGTCTGGCTTACGTAAGTTGCGATAGGAATGTAAACCTGCAAGCTATCTATTCGGGTGATTTTGATGTCGCCAGAATCATTCAGGGCTTAAGTGCTTTGACTGGGGTAGATATTATTCCAGGCAAAACTCTTATTTTTCTGGATGAAGTGCAGGCATTCCCGCAGGCTTTAGAGGCTTTGAAATATTTCTGTGAAGATGCCCCGGAATATCATATTGTAGTAGCTGGTTCTCTGCTGGGAGTCGCTTTACATGCAGGAGTTTCGTTTCCTGTAGGCAAGGTGCAGACTTTGCGTCTCTTTCCGATGGATTTCGAGGAATTCCTCATGGCGATGGGCGAGGAGCAGTTGCTGAAGCTGATGCACAGCCATGATTATGAACTGATGAATGCTTTTCACGAAAAACTGAAGGATTTGCTGCGACAATATTATTATGTAGGTGGCATGCCCGAAGTGGTAAAGGCTTTTGCTGAAAATAAGTTGCTCAATCAGGTGCGCAGCCTGCAGAACGAGATTCTTTCCAACTATGCCAGTGATTTCTCCAAGCATGCTCCATCACAGGAAGTGCCCCGAATTGATATGGTTTGGCAATCCATTCTGGGGCAGTTGTCGAAGGAGAACAAAAAGTTTGTCTATGGTGTATTGAAGAAGGGCGGTAGGGCCAAGGAATTTGAACTTGCCATCCAGTGGCTGGTGGATGCTGGACTGGTGTATAAGATTACAAAGGTATCGAAGCCGGAGTTGCCTCTGAAGTTTTATGAAGATTTATCGGCGTTTAAGCTCTATTTATGCGATTGCGGGTTGATGGGCGCCATGGCTGATACGTCTGCCAAGGAGGTTCTTTTGGGTGATGCGGTATTTACTGAATATAAAGGAGCTTTTACGGAACAGTATGTGTTGCAGCAGTTGCTTGCATCCGGATTGCAGCATATTTATTATTACAGTTCCGATACTTCTCGTATGGAAATGGATTTTCTGATTCAGCGTGATGGTGTCTTATTGCCTATTGAGGTAAAAGGGGGTACAAGCGTCAAGGCAACCTCCCTTCATCATTATCTGCTGGAGCATCCGGATATTTCAGCCATCCGTTATTCTATGTTGCCTTATCGTCAGCAGGCTAATATCACCAACATGCCGTTATACGGGGTGTTTTTAAAATAA
- a CDS encoding deoxyguanosinetriphosphate triphosphohydrolase → MEWKQLISNKRFGQEHKHAERHDDRSEFKRDYDRLIFSSAFRRLQNKTQVFPLPGSIFVHNRLTHSLEVASVGMSIGNDISRRVIQKRPELKDTLVEEIGTIVSAACLAHDLGNPPFGHSGEKAIQTFFSEGPGQKIKSMVSSEFWDDITHFEGNANAFRILTHRFKGRRQGGFVMTYSMLASIVKYPFASSLAGNHGKFGFFASEAESYRKIADELGIFCKSAPGEPLKYARHPLVYMVEAADDICYEIMDIEDSHKLKILSFAETEHLLLSFFDEDIQQKIRQRIIDEEMTDENEKVVYMRASVIGKLENECVAAFLAHEEEILAGTFEGSLIDHISERQKKAYKECEKISYSKIYQSKPVLDIELSGYKIMATLMEVFIEAAVNPSRFYSKQLLRRVSSQYDIENENLEERIMAVIDYISGMTDIYALDIYQKINGISLPIV, encoded by the coding sequence ATGGAATGGAAACAACTGATATCCAACAAGCGTTTCGGACAGGAGCATAAGCATGCCGAGCGCCATGATGATCGCTCTGAATTCAAGCGCGATTACGACCGTCTTATCTTTTCATCGGCATTTCGCCGCCTGCAGAACAAGACGCAGGTTTTCCCTTTGCCGGGCAGCATCTTCGTTCACAACCGCCTCACCCACAGTCTGGAGGTGGCGAGTGTGGGCATGTCGATAGGTAACGACATTTCCCGACGTGTCATCCAGAAGCGGCCTGAACTGAAGGATACGCTCGTTGAGGAGATAGGTACCATAGTAAGTGCAGCCTGTCTGGCACATGATTTGGGCAATCCGCCTTTCGGTCATTCCGGCGAGAAAGCCATCCAGACTTTCTTCTCTGAAGGACCGGGTCAGAAAATAAAATCAATGGTTTCATCGGAGTTTTGGGATGATATTACGCATTTCGAAGGCAACGCAAATGCCTTCAGAATCCTGACCCACCGGTTCAAGGGGCGCCGTCAGGGAGGCTTCGTGATGACCTATTCCATGCTTGCTTCCATCGTAAAATACCCGTTTGCAAGCAGTCTTGCCGGCAACCACGGCAAATTCGGTTTCTTTGCTTCCGAAGCGGAATCTTACAGGAAAATTGCCGATGAATTGGGCATTTTTTGCAAATCTGCACCGGGTGAGCCTCTCAAATACGCCCGCCATCCACTTGTATATATGGTAGAAGCTGCTGACGATATCTGCTACGAAATCATGGACATCGAAGACTCCCATAAGCTCAAGATTCTTTCCTTTGCCGAGACCGAGCACTTGCTGCTGAGTTTCTTCGATGAAGATATCCAGCAGAAGATACGCCAGCGCATCATCGACGAAGAAATGACTGACGAAAACGAGAAAGTGGTTTACATGAGAGCCAGCGTCATCGGCAAACTGGAGAACGAATGTGTGGCAGCCTTCCTGGCGCACGAGGAAGAAATCCTTGCCGGAACTTTCGAGGGCAGTCTCATCGACCACATTTCCGAGCGCCAGAAAAAGGCATACAAGGAATGTGAGAAGATCTCCTACTCTAAGATTTACCAAAGCAAGCCGGTGCTCGACATAGAACTGTCGGGTTATAAAATCATGGCAACTCTGATGGAGGTTTTCATAGAGGCAGCCGTCAACCCATCGCGTTTCTACTCCAAGCAGCTCTTACGCCGGGTAAGCAGCCAGTATGATATAGAGAACGAGAATCTGGAGGAGCGCATCATGGCGGTAATTGATTATATCAGCGGCATGACCGACATCTATGCGCTCGACATCTATCAGAAGATCAACGGAATCAGTCTGCCTATTGTATAA
- the dut gene encoding dUTP diphosphatase, with protein sequence MIKVQIINKGHQPLPAFATPQSAGMDLRANIDEAIVLHPMERRLVPTGLYMALPAGYEAQIRPRSGLALKHGITVLNTPGTIDADYRGEIMVLLINFSTEDFVINDGERIAQMVLAKHEQCDFIEVNELDETERGAGGYGHTGVK encoded by the coding sequence ATGATAAAAGTACAGATTATCAACAAGGGGCATCAGCCTCTACCTGCGTTTGCCACACCTCAGAGTGCCGGCATGGATTTGCGTGCAAACATCGATGAGGCAATCGTGCTTCATCCTATGGAGCGGCGACTGGTGCCAACCGGTCTTTATATGGCTTTGCCTGCAGGTTATGAAGCGCAGATCCGTCCTCGCAGCGGTCTGGCTTTGAAGCATGGCATTACTGTACTGAATACGCCGGGAACCATCGATGCCGATTATCGCGGTGAAATCATGGTTCTGCTCATCAATTTCTCTACAGAGGATTTCGTTATCAACGATGGCGAACGTATAGCCCAGATGGTGCTGGCCAAGCACGAACAATGCGATTTCATCGAGGTTAATGAGCTCGATGAAACCGAACGTGGAGCCGGCGGATACGGTCATACGGGTGTAAAATAA
- a CDS encoding tetratricopeptide repeat protein has translation MNLRNISWAMGLVLLGSVAMPSLARKKKVQPVQKPAVQEDHLSPNDRQRYNYFFLEGARQQAAGNYSAAFDLFEHARKIDPKAAETYFYESLFYSQLKQDSLALAYMQKAIELNPENQTYAEQLGRYYIGSQKYDLAINAYEDLYAKNHDNTDALRILVQLYSQNKDYKSVLKTISRLEVEEGESEQFTLSKMRVYELMNDKKAAYQELKSLVDQHPLDMQYKTMLGNWLVQHDRQKEAYKCFTDVLKEEPDNSYAQMSLYDYYNATHQEQLAEQMLDKILMSPKSDLETKVMMYRSFIQKNESEGGDSTKVIALFDKALNVAHPSAEVAEMRAAYMSLKKMPADSVCRAFEKVLTIAPDNVNARMQLVQMLWNEKKYDLVSQQCKAAQEYNPEEMVFYYFGGMAYYQKDKEDEALREFRLGLAQVNAQSPANLVSDLYAVTGDILHKKGEEQEAFAAYDSCLQWKDDNVMALNNYAYYLSEKGVDLHKAESMSYKTIKAEPNNGTYLDTYAWILFMEERYADAKTYIDQALKNRDSTADNSTVLEHAGDIYYMNGMADESVDFWKKAYTGENQTEVLAWKIKNRQYITEEELKKRNAPKQKPAATKKSVRKGKKK, from the coding sequence ATGAATCTTAGAAATATCAGTTGGGCAATGGGGCTGGTCTTGCTGGGTTCGGTAGCCATGCCGTCGCTTGCCCGTAAGAAGAAGGTGCAGCCGGTTCAGAAGCCGGCGGTTCAGGAGGATCATCTCTCTCCAAACGACCGCCAGCGCTACAACTATTTCTTCCTGGAGGGAGCGCGCCAGCAGGCTGCCGGCAATTATTCGGCAGCTTTCGACCTCTTTGAGCATGCCCGGAAGATTGACCCGAAGGCGGCTGAAACCTATTTCTATGAGTCGCTTTTCTATTCTCAGCTCAAGCAGGATTCCCTGGCACTTGCCTATATGCAGAAGGCGATAGAACTGAATCCGGAAAATCAGACCTATGCAGAGCAGTTGGGCAGATATTATATAGGTAGCCAGAAATACGATCTTGCCATCAATGCCTATGAGGATCTGTATGCCAAAAACCACGATAATACCGATGCCCTCCGCATCCTGGTTCAGCTTTATTCCCAGAATAAAGATTATAAATCAGTACTCAAAACCATTTCGCGTCTTGAGGTGGAAGAAGGTGAAAGCGAACAGTTCACCCTCTCTAAAATGAGAGTTTATGAACTGATGAACGACAAGAAGGCTGCCTATCAGGAACTGAAGTCGCTGGTAGACCAGCATCCGCTGGATATGCAGTACAAGACAATGCTGGGCAACTGGCTCGTACAGCACGACCGCCAGAAGGAAGCTTACAAGTGCTTTACCGATGTGCTGAAGGAAGAGCCTGACAATTCCTATGCCCAGATGTCGCTTTACGACTATTATAATGCCACCCATCAGGAGCAGCTTGCCGAGCAGATGCTCGATAAGATATTGATGAGTCCGAAATCGGATCTGGAGACCAAGGTGATGATGTACCGCTCTTTCATTCAGAAGAACGAGAGCGAAGGGGGCGATTCTACCAAGGTGATTGCGCTGTTTGACAAGGCGCTCAACGTGGCTCATCCGTCAGCCGAAGTGGCAGAGATGAGAGCTGCTTATATGAGTTTGAAGAAGATGCCGGCCGACTCTGTTTGCCGTGCCTTCGAAAAGGTGCTTACCATAGCTCCGGATAACGTGAATGCCAGAATGCAACTCGTACAGATGCTCTGGAACGAGAAGAAATATGACCTGGTTTCCCAGCAATGTAAGGCGGCTCAGGAGTATAATCCCGAAGAAATGGTGTTCTATTACTTCGGTGGAATGGCGTATTATCAGAAAGATAAGGAAGACGAGGCGCTCCGTGAGTTCCGTCTCGGATTGGCGCAGGTGAATGCACAGTCGCCGGCTAACCTGGTTTCTGACCTCTATGCCGTAACCGGCGATATCCTTCATAAGAAAGGTGAAGAGCAGGAAGCCTTTGCGGCTTACGACTCCTGCCTGCAATGGAAAGATGATAACGTGATGGCGCTGAACAACTATGCCTACTATCTGAGCGAGAAGGGCGTTGACCTGCATAAGGCTGAGTCGATGAGCTACAAGACCATCAAGGCAGAGCCGAACAACGGTACTTATCTGGATACCTATGCTTGGATTCTCTTTATGGAAGAACGCTATGCTGATGCCAAGACCTATATAGATCAGGCACTCAAAAACCGCGATTCCACCGCAGATAACAGTACGGTTCTGGAACATGCCGGCGATATCTATTATATGAACGGTATGGCCGATGAATCCGTAGATTTCTGGAAGAAAGCCTATACCGGCGAGAACCAGACTGAGGTGTTGGCATGGAAGATTAAGAACAGACAATATATTACCGAAGAAGAACTGAAGAAGCGTAATGCGCCAAAGCAGAAACCTGCCGCTACGAAAAAGTCAGTTAGAAAAGGTAAGAAGAAATAA
- a CDS encoding DUF4292 domain-containing protein: protein MKKNKMMLLAAACSILLLGSCGTSKNVQGSGSTSASHQKENATKGSDSRQSETLKKLAFVQKVSDNQVYTKNIVGNMSFTLQAGDKDITVPGKLSMRKDEIIRIQLFIPILGTEVGRLEFTPDHVLIIDRLHKEYIKADYTQVDFLKKQGISFYSLQALFWNQLLLPGERTVKESDLKKFDARLDVAGDAVPVSYRNGNMTYAWTANRTTGRITAADVVYKSTQNGTSNLHVDYGNFKSVGVKMFPASLNLSMTTTATRKKQEAKINLELNQVKTDSKWSTQTEISGKYKQISPTDVLSKILSM from the coding sequence ATGAAGAAGAATAAGATGATGCTGCTTGCCGCAGCCTGCAGCATCCTGCTCCTCGGTTCTTGCGGAACCAGCAAGAATGTACAGGGCTCTGGCTCCACATCAGCCAGTCATCAGAAAGAGAATGCCACCAAGGGTTCTGACTCTCGTCAGAGTGAGACGCTCAAGAAGTTGGCTTTCGTACAGAAGGTTTCAGACAATCAGGTGTATACCAAGAATATTGTAGGCAACATGTCGTTTACTCTCCAGGCTGGTGATAAGGATATTACCGTGCCGGGCAAACTGAGCATGCGTAAGGATGAAATCATCCGCATCCAGCTCTTTATTCCTATCTTAGGTACAGAGGTGGGCCGTCTGGAGTTTACTCCCGACCATGTACTTATCATCGACCGTCTGCACAAGGAATATATCAAGGCAGATTATACCCAGGTAGACTTCCTCAAGAAGCAGGGCATCTCCTTCTATTCTCTGCAGGCTCTCTTCTGGAACCAGCTGCTCCTGCCGGGCGAAAGGACCGTGAAGGAATCAGACCTGAAGAAGTTTGATGCCAGACTGGATGTGGCAGGAGATGCTGTGCCGGTAAGTTACAGGAACGGCAATATGACCTATGCCTGGACAGCCAACCGCACTACCGGCCGTATCACAGCAGCAGATGTTGTCTATAAGAGTACGCAGAACGGCACCTCCAATCTCCACGTCGACTACGGCAACTTCAAGAGTGTAGGCGTCAAGATGTTCCCTGCCTCCCTGAATCTGTCGATGACCACTACTGCTACCAGGAAAAAGCAGGAGGCTAAAATCAATCTGGAATTGAATCAGGTGAAGACCGACAGCAAATGGAGCACTCAGACCGAGATTTCGGGCAAATACAAGCAGATTTCTCCAACTGATGTGCTCAGCAAGATATTGAGTATGTAA
- a CDS encoding murein hydrolase activator EnvC codes for MKRILLFIMAITFSLAPFAQNHTAQKKPVRKTAVTAKKKAATPARKKNSRRHVSKKTSKSAASTRAERKAATYSNASIRGLQGQRASIRKKIREQEQALQRNKADVKKRLEDLMALNGEIDQRQKKIDGIQKDIHHIDGNIGILQAQLKTLQQQLQDRKNKYIRSMRYMSRHHTVQDKLMFIFSAKNLTQMYRRLSFIRQYSSYQKVQGEAVKAKQKQVNEKHQQLQHVKGHKNTLLYKGKQEKTALEGKQTQQQEMVQGLQKQQKTIQAVIADQRQKDAAINAQIDRLIAREVAKARARAAAEAKRKAAAAAAAKKRAEELARKKAAAEAAARENARRIAEAKAREAAAEAARRKAAEEARLAAEAARKAQEEAAAQAEAKAKAKAQARARAAAEAAKRAAAEQAAREAAAEQAARKAEAERRAAELKAKMDAERSTREITAARKEAQEASTLSSVDRMLSGGFEANRGRLPMPISGSYRVVSHFGQYHVEGLKGVTLDNKGINIQGKPGCVARSIYDGEVSAVFGYGGMWNVLVRHGAYISVYCNLKSVSVHKGQKVSTRQALGSVGSDNILQFQLRKETAKLNPEAWLSR; via the coding sequence ATGAAGCGAATCTTATTATTCATCATGGCAATCACCTTCTCGCTCGCACCTTTTGCGCAGAACCATACTGCCCAGAAGAAGCCGGTGAGGAAGACTGCCGTAACTGCGAAAAAGAAGGCTGCTACTCCTGCCAGAAAGAAGAACAGCAGAAGGCATGTGTCCAAAAAAACATCCAAATCAGCTGCGTCAACCAGAGCAGAACGCAAGGCGGCAACCTATAGTAATGCCTCTATCCGAGGTTTGCAGGGACAGCGCGCTTCTATCCGGAAGAAGATCAGAGAACAGGAGCAGGCTTTGCAGAGAAATAAGGCGGATGTGAAGAAACGTCTTGAAGACCTGATGGCGCTGAACGGAGAAATAGACCAGCGTCAGAAGAAGATTGACGGTATCCAGAAGGATATCCATCATATTGACGGCAATATCGGCATTCTGCAGGCACAGTTGAAAACGCTTCAGCAACAGTTGCAGGATCGCAAGAACAAGTATATCCGTTCCATGCGCTATATGAGCCGTCATCATACGGTTCAGGACAAGCTGATGTTCATCTTCAGTGCCAAGAATCTGACACAGATGTATCGCCGCCTTTCCTTCATCCGCCAGTATTCTTCCTATCAGAAGGTGCAGGGCGAGGCTGTAAAGGCTAAGCAGAAGCAGGTGAACGAGAAGCACCAGCAGTTGCAGCATGTAAAGGGACATAAGAACACCTTATTATATAAGGGTAAGCAGGAGAAGACGGCATTGGAAGGTAAGCAGACCCAGCAGCAGGAAATGGTGCAGGGACTGCAGAAACAGCAGAAGACCATTCAGGCTGTGATTGCCGACCAGCGTCAGAAAGATGCGGCAATCAATGCACAGATTGACCGTCTGATTGCTCGGGAAGTTGCCAAGGCGAGAGCCCGTGCTGCTGCCGAGGCTAAGCGAAAGGCTGCTGCCGCTGCTGCCGCCAAGAAGCGTGCCGAGGAACTGGCTCGCAAGAAAGCTGCTGCCGAGGCTGCTGCCAGGGAGAATGCCCGTCGTATAGCCGAAGCCAAGGCGCGTGAGGCTGCTGCCGAAGCTGCCCGCAGAAAGGCTGCCGAAGAAGCAAGACTGGCTGCCGAGGCTGCAAGAAAGGCTCAGGAGGAGGCTGCTGCCCAGGCTGAGGCTAAGGCGAAGGCAAAAGCGCAGGCTAGGGCGCGTGCTGCTGCCGAGGCTGCCAAGCGTGCCGCCGCCGAACAGGCTGCCCGTGAGGCTGCTGCCGAACAGGCTGCAAGAAAGGCGGAGGCTGAAAGACGGGCTGCCGAGTTGAAGGCGAAGATGGATGCGGAACGCAGTACCCGTGAGATTACCGCTGCCAGGAAGGAGGCACAGGAGGCTTCTACCTTGAGTTCGGTAGACCGCATGCTGAGCGGTGGATTCGAGGCTAACCGTGGCCGATTGCCGATGCCTATCAGCGGCAGTTACCGTGTGGTGAGTCATTTCGGTCAGTATCATGTAGAAGGTTTGAAGGGTGTAACGCTCGACAATAAGGGTATCAATATCCAGGGCAAGCCGGGTTGTGTGGCTCGCAGCATCTACGATGGTGAGGTGAGTGCCGTCTTCGGTTATGGTGGCATGTGGAACGTGCTGGTCCGTCATGGTGCCTACATCTCTGTTTACTGTAATCTGAAATCGGTCAGCGTTCATAAAGGTCAGAAGGTAAGTACCCGTCAGGCTTTGGGTAGTGTTGGCTCTGATAACATCCTCCAGTTCCAGCTTCGCAAGGAGACTGCCAAACTCAATCCGGAGGCTTGGCTGAGCAGATAA
- a CDS encoding DUF4248 domain-containing protein, whose protein sequence is MNYPQRMYSKTELGLLYFPDTTDGATARRHIMGWIKRCEPLWNELQRLGYQEHSQYFPPRQVFTIFEYLGEPGA, encoded by the coding sequence ATGAATTATCCCCAACGTATGTACAGCAAGACCGAGCTGGGTCTGCTCTACTTTCCCGACACAACCGACGGGGCAACAGCGCGCCGTCATATCATGGGATGGATTAAGCGTTGTGAGCCCCTCTGGAACGAGCTGCAGCGCTTAGGCTACCAGGAGCATAGCCAGTATTTCCCTCCCCGCCAGGTATTCACCATCTTCGAATACCTGGGCGAGCCGGGGGCATAA